DNA from Chitinophaga pendula:
CGTCGTATGCAGACGTGTCCGGTCCCTTACTACGGCTTTGATTACACGCGAACAATATGATCGCGGCAGCAATGATGGTGACAATGCGCATAACCTGCAAGGTATAAATTTTAGTCGTACATCACCAAGCCTTTTGCTATTAAAACTGTACGGGCAGCGTCTTTTCTATATTTCCCCGTTTGATCTTAACGGTTGTTTTGTCTCCTTTTTTGAAGCTAGCGAGGGCTTTCATGTAGGATTCCATATCGGAAATGTTCAGGGTACCGAGTTGTAGGATGATATCGCCGGTAGCGAGGCCTGCTTTCTGGGCGGCTTTACCTTCGGATACGCCATCTACCCTGATACCGCCTTTGGTATAGGTGTAGTCGGGCATGATGCCCAGTGTTACGCTGAAGCGGGCGCCGGCGGTAGCCTGTTGTACTTCCCGGGTTTTGGTAAAGGCCAGTTTTGGCTGGTCATTAGCTTGAGCGATCAGGTCGTATATAAAGCGGATGATGGACAGTTCGCCTTCGTAGTTGATCTTGTCTGCATCGTCCGTTGGTTTGTGATAGTCTGCATGGCTGCCGGTGAAGAAGAACAGTACTGGTACTTCTTTACGATAAAAGGAAGTATGGTCGGAGGGGCCGGTGCCGGAGGAGTCGTAAGTTATTTTCAGGTTTTTGGGGGCTACCTGTAGTAGTGTACTCCAGGTGGGGGAAGTGCCGATGCCTCCTATCTGTAATCCTTTGGTAGCATCGAGGCGGCCTACCATGTCCATGTTGATCATGAAGTTGGCCTGTTTGAGATCGATGGGGCTATGTTCTGTCAGGAACTTGGAGCCGAAGAGTCCCAGTTCTTCGCCGGAGAAGGCGGTGAACAGGTAGTTGTTATTGCGCAGTTTAGATCCTTTGATCATACGAGCCAGTTCCAGCAGGGCGGCGGTACCGCTGGCGTTGTCGTCGGCGCCGTTGTGGATGGCCTTGTCGTTTGGTGCGAGGGAGTTATGATCTTCTCCATAGCCCAGGTGGTCGTAGTGAGCGCCGATGATGATGGTTTTGTCAGCGCCATTGTCGATGTATCCGATTACGTTGGTGCCGGTGCGTTTGGTGGGTTTGAGGGCCACTTCCATGTTCACGACGAAGCTGTTGGCATCTTCTGCTCCGAGCAGTTTGCCCAGTTCATCGTTGGTCCATATGGCCGGTATACTCAGCGGGGTGGTATTTTCATTCAGCCATTGCCGTACTTCGGAAGGGGTTTCCTTGCCATTGAAGAATATGACGCCGGTCGCCTGGTCTTTGACCGCTTCTTTTACTTGTTGCTGGTAGCGTTCGAGGGGTTTGGCGTGTGGGTTGCTGCCGATGAAATCTGCTACGTCGATGAGCCAGATGTTCTCCGGTTCATTTACGTTGGGGATGATTTCGCCTTTTACGCGTTTGGCGGCGCTGAAGGGCAGCGGTATAAAATGTGTACCCGGTGTGTATTGTTTGTGATTGATGTCGAGTGTGGTAGCGGCATCGATGTCTTTCCCCTCTCTTACCAGGAATGTTTGCAGGTAGCCATCGTCGCCTTTGGGTTGAAGGCCGGCCTGTTTCATCTGTGCGGCGATGTAGGCGGCAGCGAGTTGCTCGCCGGCGGTGCCTGTACGGCGGCCTTCCAGGTTATCGGCAGCGAGATAGTTAATATGGGATTGCAGGTTATTCAGCGCTTTACGGTCTGCTTTTTTCTGGGCTTGTACAGTAACGGTTGCCAATAGCAGTGGTAACAGCCAGGTGCTCTTTTTCATCACGGTCATCTTATTTAGGTAAGAGTGGGGAATGGTTCACCCGGGCAAAATTAGGTAGTCGGCGGGGGATGACCAAAAGAACTAATTGTGAGATTGTTATGACAGCTGCAGTAATTACTTACAGGGGCTTTGTTGGCCTGTGTATGCGGATTGTAGAAAATGCAGCGTATAATTAACAGGGGGAATCATTTAAGTACTATTTTTGCCGGGCCTGAAACGGAAGGGCCAAATAAAGTCTTACAACAAAGTCAAACTTACGTATGAAAAATACACCATTTACGAACAAGCACATCGCACTGGGCGCTAAGATGGCCGCCTTTGCAGGATACAACATGCCGATCTCCTATACAGGTATCAACGACGAGCATTTCTCCGTACGTACCAATGCAGGTGTATTTGATGTAAGTCACATGGGTGAGTTCATCCTGAAAGGAGAACATGCCTTGGACCTGATCCAGCGCGTGACCAGCAATGATGCTTCCAAACTGACTGCCGGCAAGGCGCAATACAGCTGTCTGCCCAACGAGCAGGGCGGTATTGTGGATGACCTGCTGGTATATTGCCTGGAAGAGAACAAGGTGTATATGCTGGTCGTAAATGCGAGCAATATTGAGAAAGACTGGGAGTGGATCAGCCGTCATAATACCAAAGGGGTGGAAATGCATGATATTTCCGACAAGACCTGTCTGCTGGCTATCCAGGGCCCTAATGCTACCAGCATTCTGCAGCCGCTGACGGAGGTAGACCTGGTGAACCTGAAATACTATACTTTCGTGAAAGGTACTTTTGCAGGTGTAGACAATGTGGTCATCAGCGCTACCGGCTATACTGGTGCTGGTGGTATCGAGATCTATTTTGAAGAAAAAGACGGCGCTGCCGAAAAAATATGGGATGCTATTTTCGAAGCAGGTACGCCTAAAGGTCTGAAGCCGATCGGCCTCGGCGCCCGCGATACCCTGCGCCTGGAGATGGGCTTCTGTCTTTATGGTAACGATATCGACGACCGTACCTCTCCGCTGGAAGCCGGCCTGGGTTGGATCACCAAATTCAGCAAGGACTTCACTTCCAAATCGATCTTCGAAGCGCAGAAAGCGGATGGTGTAAAACAGAAACTGGTAGGTTTTGAAATGGTGGATAAAGGTATTCCCCGTCATGACTACGAGATCAAGGATGCACAAGGCAATGTAATTGGCCGGGTAACGTCTGGTACACAATCTCCTTCTTTACAAAAAGCGATAGGGTTGGGTTATGTACAGACGCCTTTTGCCGCGCTGGATACAGAGATCTATATTGCCGTAAGAGATAAACAGCTGAAAGCCAAAGTGGTGAAAGTGCCATTTCTGAGCTAATACAGCCAGGCAGGGGCTATAGGTTATAATATGATTTCTCTTTTTGGGAAGGGTATTATAATTTTATAGCCCTTCGTATTTTTAACCATATCTGCTATGCCTACTATTCATTTAACGACCGTTATCTATGCGCCGCTGGACAGGGTGTTTGATCTGAGCAGGAGTATTACCCTGCATAAGCGAAGCATGGAACACCGGCAGGAGGATGCTATCAAGGGCCGTACGAACGGCCTGATCGAAAATGGGGAGACGGTTACCTGGAGAGCACGTCACCTGGGGAAAATGAGAGAACTCACCATGAAGATCTCCGGCATGTTGCGTCCGGGTTATTTTTGCGACGAGATGGTGGATGGAGACTTCAGACATATCAAACATGAGCATTACTTTAAAGAGATAGAGAATGGTACTATTGCCATCGATATCATGGAGTTCAGCTCCCCTTATGGCCTACTGGGACGCCTGCTTGAAAAGTTTTACCTGACGACTTATATGACCCGGTTATTGCAGGAGCGTAACCTGGTGATCAAAGAATTCGCGGAAAGCGAAAAATGGAGAGTAATATTAGACTAAGTCACCATTGCCGGTGCTATTTTTATCAATAATTGTGTGGTATGACAGTAAACAAAAAGCCATCACTGGAAGTATGCTTATCCCCAGCCTTATTGCATCTGTATGATGTAAAGAACAGCGTAGTGGTGATCATTGACGTATTAAGAGCGACTTCCACCATTTGTACGGCGTTGTATAACGGGGCTGCCCGTGTGATACCGGTGTCCGGTGTAGAGGATTGTATCCGTATAGGGGCAGACCTGGGAGGTATCACCGCTGGTGAGCGGGACGGGCAGATCGCACCGGGCCTGGAACATGGCAACTCTCCCTATGAGTATCCCCGCGAATTTGTGGAAGACAAAACGCTGGTACTGACCACCACCAACGGTACTAAGCTATTACATATGGCCAAGGATGCCGTTGATATCATCACCGGTTCCTTTCCCAATATATCCGCTGTCTGCGAGTACCTGGTGCAGCGGCAGCAAAACGTGATCCTGGGTTGTGCGGGCTGGAAAGACCGGGTGAATATGGAGGACACGCTTTTCGCCGGGGCAGTAGTCAACCGTATCCGGGAGCACTTTTCCGTGAGCTGTGATTCTGCTATGGCTGCCGAAACATTATATCATGCTGCCAAAGCCGACCTTTTCGGGTTTATGCAGCAGGCCTCTCACTTCCAACGCCTCTCCCGGTACGGCCTGGAGAAGGATATCCGTTATTGCCTTACTTCCGATACCGCCAACATACTGCCGATCTTCCACAAAGGCGAACTGGTTGCCCATCGTTAATAAATAATTGACAATCATCTTATTAGACACTTTATTTGTTGCAATCGACTGTTTATCAGTCGGTTGCAACTACCTTGTATAAGCGTTGTATAAGCATCCTATAAGCGTTGTATAAGCATTGTATAAGCCAGCTATAGTCAGGCTATAGTGATCCTATAGTCATTGTATAACCTGGGATATGCTTACCTTATACAACAGTTATACGAATGTTATACGAATGATACAGGAGAGCTATAGGATGGCTTTCCTGAAAAACACCTGATATGACCCATTTTATCTGCAATGCCTGCGGCGTACAATATGCCGCTACCGATACTGTACCGGCCCGGTGTCCTATCTGTGAGGACGAGCGGCAGTATGTGCCACCCGGTGGTCAGACCTGGACTACACTGGAGCAGGTGCGTCAGCGGCACCGGAACATCATTGAGCTGGTAGCACCGGACCTCTATGCGATCTACAGTACGCCGGACTTCGCGATCGGTCAGCGGGCCCATCTGGTGATATCGCCCGGCGGCAATGTGTTATGGGATTGTGTGGCCAACCTGGATGCGTCTACTATTAGCATTATCCGTCAGCTGGGAGGTATTAAAGCGATGGCGATCTCTCACCCGCATTATTTCTCTACGATTGTGGAGTGGGGTAAAACATTCGGGGCGCCGGTGTATGTACACGCCGCGGATGCGCAATGGCTGGGACGCCGGGACAACACAGTGATCCGGCTTTGGGAAGGGGCCTCGCAGCCTTTGTGGGACGGTATGCAGCTGGTATGGTGTGGCGGCCATTTTGAGGGGGCCAATGTATTGCACTGGCCGGCGGCATCGGCGGGTCAGGGAGCACTGCTGGTAGGTGATGTGATACAGGTATCCACCGACCGGAAAACGGTTTCTTTTATGTACAGTTACCCTAACAACATCCCCTTGCGTAAGCTGGACATTTTACAGATCGAGGCGGCGGTACAACCCTTTGCGTATGATGCGATGTATGGTGCTTTTGGAAAATATATTGTCCATAATGCTAAACAGGCGATGGCCTATTCGGTACAGCGTTATCTGAAAATATACGAATAGAAATCCTATCGAATTGAAGACCAGTAGCTTCCGATTTAATGGCCGCAGCACGTGCGTCTATTTAGGAATTTCTGCTTACTTTTGTGGATTGCCTTTTTACCAGCTGCTAAATATTTTAGTTTCCGTAACCCTTGGCTGGTAAAGAAAAGTAGGCAACGAACCGGATATGTCGCTGCCCCAGTTGCTCAAATATGTTTATAATAACGGTACCGATGAGGTGATCCGCCGGGGGAAGCGTATCTATTCTACTGGCGGCGCGGAATTACTGGAGGCTGATCCGGTACTGAAGTCGGCTACCTTCCGGGTGAAAAGTGATACCCATGCCAACTACTACCGGGTTTCCATCAGCAAATACCACGACACTCCCAACATGTCTATACGGTGCCAGTGCCCGTATAACCTGGGCGATATCTGCCGTCATGAGGCGGCGGCGTTGTTCCAGCTACAGGAGATGTTGGATAAAAATCATTTTGAGAGTTTCGAAACCAATTATGATCAGCAGCACACGCTGATCAAGATGAAGTCTATTGATATAAAAAGCCTGAAGCTGCTGGCGTCTCCGGCGATCTTTGCCGCGGCGGAGGTGATTGCCAAACGTCATCCGGCGGAGATCAAATATGCCAAGGATGAGAAGGTAGAGGCCGAAATGAAGGTAGATGGCGAAACCTATCCCCTTATCATCCAGCGGAACGAAGAGCGTAATTTTGACACGCACTGTATCTGTGATGAGAAGGATCATGCCTTATGTAAACACAAGACAGCCCTGTTCCTGCAACTGCTGGAGAAACATGGGCCGTTCTATTTTGATTCACTGCGCAACTGGGACAAAGAAAAAAATAAACTATTGTCGTCTTATGGTTATTCCCTGAGCGACGACCTGGATGGTAAGTTTGCCTTTTCCTATATGGAGGGTAAGCCCTATCTGCGGGTATTGGACCCTACTATCAAGCGGGTAGACCCTACTAACAATGGCCGTACGCCGGCGCCCCCACCCCCGGTCGAGACTGTTACGGTCACCCAGCGCCTGGGAGTGGTATTCAACGCCAACGAGCCGTTATTTCCTTACTTCAAGATCGAGCTGGTCAGCGGAGAAGCCAACGACGAGCAGGACAACTTTGTGTCGCTGGTCAGCAAACTGGATCTCTCTAAGTACGTCGATTTCTATCAATACCGGGAGTCTGACCGGGAACTGATCTCTCCAATCCGGAAACTACAATCCGCGGAGGTGAGCAAGTTCCTGAGTAAGAACTCTCCTTTTGCCGGTATTTGGGAAAACATCACGCATGAAAATGCGGAGGAGCTGCCTACTGAGACCAAAGAGCTGATGCTGGAATACCTGCATCCTAAGTTGGTAAAGTTGTTCCAGATGATCGCGGCTCACGGGTTGTTGTTCCTGCTGCCTAACCGGCAACCGTTCAAGTCTAAAAATATCTTGCCGGTACAACTGGCGGCCGATCGGCTGAAACTGATCTTTAAAACGCATGCCGAAGGGCAGCACGTGGAGATCAGTTGTTTTGTTGCCGTAGAAGGGGAAGAGATCAGCGTGTCTGCCAACGAATGGGACAGCTCGTTGCTGTTCCTGCACAATGGTATGTTGCATCTTTTTGAGAACCCACAGGATGCATTGCATGTGGAGTTGTTCCGCGCCAATGGCAAAGTGCGCATCCCGCAGTCCGAATGGGGTACTTACCTGAAGGACTATCTGCTGCCGCTGGGCAAGAACTACGATATTCAATTCGACCGCGCCTTACAGGCGGAAGTAGTCAATATAAAACCGGAGTGCCGGGTCTATCTTAAAGAGATGGGTGAGACTTTCATCGTTCAGCCAGGTTTTGCTTATTACGGGCAGGAAGTGGAGTGGAATGACGACGGTAAGATCACGGTGCAGGAAGGGAATAAGGTGCTGGTTATCCAACGTAATAAAGCCGCGGAAGAAGAGTTTGTAGAGAAGATCCGTTCCCTGCATACCAATTTCTCTCTGCCCGGCAATACGAACAACTACTTCTATCTGCGTTCCAAGGAAGCGTTGAAGAACAACTGGTTTTTCCTCTTCTTTGATGCGTTGAAAGAGATGAATGTGCGGGTGTTCGGTTTCGACGGTCTGCGCAACTTCAAGTTCAGCTCTCATAAGCCGGTGACCAACCTGCAGATCAGCTCCGGTATCGACTGGTTCGATGCCCAGGTAGAGGTGTTGTATGGCGATCAGCGGGTGAGCATCAAAGAGATCAAACATGCGTTGGCCAATAAGCAGAACTATGTGCAACTGGCAGATGGTTCCCTTGGTTTGCTGCCGGAAGAGTGGCTGAAGAAGTACTCCCTGCTGTTCAAGATCGGTGAGGAAAAAGACAAAGGGCTTAAACTCAGTAAGTATAACTTCAGCGTGATCGATGAGCTATTTGAGTTCATCGACGATGAAGCGATCGTGATAGAGCTGGAGCAGAAGCGTAAGAAGCTGTTGCAGTTTGACGAGATACGGAATATCTCCTTACCGGAGCATGTCAATGCGCAGCTGCGTCCTTACCAGGAGAGCGGTTACCAGTGGCTGAACTATCTTGATGAAGTGAAATGGGGAGGTATCCTGGCTGACGACATGGGTCTTGGTAAGACGATACAGGCCCTTACTTTCATTCAGCACTACAAGAACAAGAATGGTGGTAAATGTATGACGCTGGTGGTATGTCCGACTACCCTGATCTACAACTGGGAGAATGAGATCCGCAAGTTCACCCCCACTATAAGACATCATATTCATCACGGTCCTGCACGTACCAAAAATGTGGAGGAGTTGCAGCAGTTCGACGTGATGATCACCACCTACGGTACTTTGCGCAGTGATATCCAGATGTTGATGAAGATAGAGTTCGACTATGTGGTACTGGATGAATCGCAGGCGATCAAGAATCCGCAGAGTAAGGTGACAAAAGCGGCACAGCTGTTGCACACCAAAAACAGGATTGCGCTGAGTGGTACGCCGATGCAGAACAATACGTTCGACATCTACGCGCAGATGAACTTCCTGAACCCGGGTATGTTGGGTAGTGTGGATTTCTTCCGTAATGAATTTGCCACGCCCATAGATAAATTCCAGGATGAGGAGCGGAAAGAGCATCTGCGTAAGCTGATCTATCCTTTCATCCTGCGTCGTACTAAAGAGCAGGTAGCCAAAGAGCTGCCGGAGAAGATCGAAACGGTGATCTTCTGTGAGATGGATGCGGAGCAGCGTCATATTTACGATGCATACCGTAACTCTTACCGGTCCAAGATACTGGGTGTGATAGAAGATCAGGGTATGGAGCGTTCACAGCTGACTATTTTGCAAGGTCTGATGAAGTTGCGGCAGATATGTGATTCCCCGGCTATCCTCAATGAGACGGAGAAATATCCAAATCACTCGGTAAAGCTGCATGAGCTGACCCGTGAGATATCTGAAAATATCAGCAATCACAAGACACTGGTGTTCTCCCAGTTCCTGGGTATGCTGGGATTGATCAAAGAGCGTTTGCAACACCTGAAGATACCATTTGAATATTTTGACGGTAGCACGTCTACGATGGAACGTGAAAGGGCGATCCAGAACTTCCAGAATAATGACGAGTGCCGGGTGTTTCTCATCTCTCTGAAGGCGGGTGGTGTGGGTCTTAACCTCACTGCTGCCGACTATGTGTACATTGTAGATCCCTGGTGGAACCCCGCTGTGGAGCAGCAGGCGATCGACCGTACGCACCGTATCGGGCAAACGAAAAATATCTTCGCTTACCGTATGATCTGTAAGGATACGGTAGAAGAGAAGATATTGCAGTTGCAGGAGCGTAAGAAGTCGCTGGTAAAAGATATCATTGCAGACGATACTGGTTTTGTGAAGAAACTGACCAAAGAAGATGTACTGTACCTGTTCAGCTAAGGCAGGTAATTTAGCATTATATACTCCAAAAGATCGTTGTCATGGACCAACAGTATGATGTCTATAAGGACTATTCCAATGTAGTGTTATTGAAGATCGTGTTGGATGCCCGGCGTTACCCGGCGGATGCGGTACAGGCTGCCCGTACTATACTGGCGGAGCGGCGTATCAGTCCGGAAGAAGAACAACAGGCACGGGTGGAGCTGAATATGCCATTGGCCGGACAGGCGCCCGCGGCTACTACGCTCCATGCTACTCCTGCTGCCGGTAGCTGGTTGACCACTTTATATATCATACTAGGTGTATATTATGCTATTTCACTGTACGGTTCGGTTTCACAAATCATATTCTGGGTTGGTACTTCGGGGCTGGCTTCCTCATTTTACCTGTTCAACATCCTTACTTTTCTTTCCCTGATATATATGCCGGTTACCTATTACCTGGTGCTGCAACGCCAACGTCTGGGTTGGATGTTGGCTATCGCGGAACTGGTATTTTTCCTGGTATATTCGATCTGGAACCTCAGTTCCCTTTTTAACAGCAGTGTACTCGGTGCTGACTTTGGCTTCTGGCGGACTTTCCTGCCGCTCACGTCATTCCATCTCATCATGAAGATTGTGTTGGTGGTGTTGCTGTTGCAACCTGCTATCACAAATACTTATGGGGTGGCCAAAGAGCATAAGATCCGGAGTATACTGATCGCGTTAGGAGCACTGTGCTTATTCGGCATAATCAGTCTGCTGTATGCATTTTTGCAGACGATATAAGTACGTTTTCCCCTAGTTTTCCATCTTACTTTATTACACAAATAGAGTGCGTAGTCGCTAACTACCTTTATTAAACAGTTAGTTTGAACCTATGCCCCTATTTGTAACCCCTATTTGATTCGTGCCGCTGCTTGCTTGCGGTACGTACCCACGATCCAGAGGCCCCTTTGCGGGGCCTTTGCCTTTTAGGCCTCTACCCTTTCCATTTTCTGCAATACCCTTCAGATTTTGCATGGTGCCAGGTGTGGTTACTGGCTGTGCCGATGCGGGGTGTTTATTATAAGTGGCTGATAATTAGTTACATGTGTTGCTGTT
Protein-coding regions in this window:
- a CDS encoding DEAD/DEAH box helicase, with the protein product MSLPQLLKYVYNNGTDEVIRRGKRIYSTGGAELLEADPVLKSATFRVKSDTHANYYRVSISKYHDTPNMSIRCQCPYNLGDICRHEAAALFQLQEMLDKNHFESFETNYDQQHTLIKMKSIDIKSLKLLASPAIFAAAEVIAKRHPAEIKYAKDEKVEAEMKVDGETYPLIIQRNEERNFDTHCICDEKDHALCKHKTALFLQLLEKHGPFYFDSLRNWDKEKNKLLSSYGYSLSDDLDGKFAFSYMEGKPYLRVLDPTIKRVDPTNNGRTPAPPPPVETVTVTQRLGVVFNANEPLFPYFKIELVSGEANDEQDNFVSLVSKLDLSKYVDFYQYRESDRELISPIRKLQSAEVSKFLSKNSPFAGIWENITHENAEELPTETKELMLEYLHPKLVKLFQMIAAHGLLFLLPNRQPFKSKNILPVQLAADRLKLIFKTHAEGQHVEISCFVAVEGEEISVSANEWDSSLLFLHNGMLHLFENPQDALHVELFRANGKVRIPQSEWGTYLKDYLLPLGKNYDIQFDRALQAEVVNIKPECRVYLKEMGETFIVQPGFAYYGQEVEWNDDGKITVQEGNKVLVIQRNKAAEEEFVEKIRSLHTNFSLPGNTNNYFYLRSKEALKNNWFFLFFDALKEMNVRVFGFDGLRNFKFSSHKPVTNLQISSGIDWFDAQVEVLYGDQRVSIKEIKHALANKQNYVQLADGSLGLLPEEWLKKYSLLFKIGEEKDKGLKLSKYNFSVIDELFEFIDDEAIVIELEQKRKKLLQFDEIRNISLPEHVNAQLRPYQESGYQWLNYLDEVKWGGILADDMGLGKTIQALTFIQHYKNKNGGKCMTLVVCPTTLIYNWENEIRKFTPTIRHHIHHGPARTKNVEELQQFDVMITTYGTLRSDIQMLMKIEFDYVVLDESQAIKNPQSKVTKAAQLLHTKNRIALSGTPMQNNTFDIYAQMNFLNPGMLGSVDFFRNEFATPIDKFQDEERKEHLRKLIYPFILRRTKEQVAKELPEKIETVIFCEMDAEQRHIYDAYRNSYRSKILGVIEDQGMERSQLTILQGLMKLRQICDSPAILNETEKYPNHSVKLHELTREISENISNHKTLVFSQFLGMLGLIKERLQHLKIPFEYFDGSTSTMERERAIQNFQNNDECRVFLISLKAGGVGLNLTAADYVYIVDPWWNPAVEQQAIDRTHRIGQTKNIFAYRMICKDTVEEKILQLQERKKSLVKDIIADDTGFVKKLTKEDVLYLFS
- a CDS encoding MBL fold metallo-hydrolase, with the translated sequence MTHFICNACGVQYAATDTVPARCPICEDERQYVPPGGQTWTTLEQVRQRHRNIIELVAPDLYAIYSTPDFAIGQRAHLVISPGGNVLWDCVANLDASTISIIRQLGGIKAMAISHPHYFSTIVEWGKTFGAPVYVHAADAQWLGRRDNTVIRLWEGASQPLWDGMQLVWCGGHFEGANVLHWPAASAGQGALLVGDVIQVSTDRKTVSFMYSYPNNIPLRKLDILQIEAAVQPFAYDAMYGAFGKYIVHNAKQAMAYSVQRYLKIYE
- the gcvT gene encoding glycine cleavage system aminomethyltransferase GcvT — protein: MKNTPFTNKHIALGAKMAAFAGYNMPISYTGINDEHFSVRTNAGVFDVSHMGEFILKGEHALDLIQRVTSNDASKLTAGKAQYSCLPNEQGGIVDDLLVYCLEENKVYMLVVNASNIEKDWEWISRHNTKGVEMHDISDKTCLLAIQGPNATSILQPLTEVDLVNLKYYTFVKGTFAGVDNVVISATGYTGAGGIEIYFEEKDGAAEKIWDAIFEAGTPKGLKPIGLGARDTLRLEMGFCLYGNDIDDRTSPLEAGLGWITKFSKDFTSKSIFEAQKADGVKQKLVGFEMVDKGIPRHDYEIKDAQGNVIGRVTSGTQSPSLQKAIGLGYVQTPFAALDTEIYIAVRDKQLKAKVVKVPFLS
- a CDS encoding M28 family peptidase, which produces MKKSTWLLPLLLATVTVQAQKKADRKALNNLQSHINYLAADNLEGRRTGTAGEQLAAAYIAAQMKQAGLQPKGDDGYLQTFLVREGKDIDAATTLDINHKQYTPGTHFIPLPFSAAKRVKGEIIPNVNEPENIWLIDVADFIGSNPHAKPLERYQQQVKEAVKDQATGVIFFNGKETPSEVRQWLNENTTPLSIPAIWTNDELGKLLGAEDANSFVVNMEVALKPTKRTGTNVIGYIDNGADKTIIIGAHYDHLGYGEDHNSLAPNDKAIHNGADDNASGTAALLELARMIKGSKLRNNNYLFTAFSGEELGLFGSKFLTEHSPIDLKQANFMINMDMVGRLDATKGLQIGGIGTSPTWSTLLQVAPKNLKITYDSSGTGPSDHTSFYRKEVPVLFFFTGSHADYHKPTDDADKINYEGELSIIRFIYDLIAQANDQPKLAFTKTREVQQATAGARFSVTLGIMPDYTYTKGGIRVDGVSEGKAAQKAGLATGDIILQLGTLNISDMESYMKALASFKKGDKTTVKIKRGNIEKTLPVQF
- a CDS encoding SRPBCC family protein, with the protein product MPTIHLTTVIYAPLDRVFDLSRSITLHKRSMEHRQEDAIKGRTNGLIENGETVTWRARHLGKMRELTMKISGMLRPGYFCDEMVDGDFRHIKHEHYFKEIENGTIAIDIMEFSSPYGLLGRLLEKFYLTTYMTRLLQERNLVIKEFAESEKWRVILD
- a CDS encoding 2-phosphosulfolactate phosphatase; this encodes MTVNKKPSLEVCLSPALLHLYDVKNSVVVIIDVLRATSTICTALYNGAARVIPVSGVEDCIRIGADLGGITAGERDGQIAPGLEHGNSPYEYPREFVEDKTLVLTTTNGTKLLHMAKDAVDIITGSFPNISAVCEYLVQRQQNVILGCAGWKDRVNMEDTLFAGAVVNRIREHFSVSCDSAMAAETLYHAAKADLFGFMQQASHFQRLSRYGLEKDIRYCLTSDTANILPIFHKGELVAHR